A DNA window from Fragaria vesca subsp. vesca linkage group LG3, FraVesHawaii_1.0, whole genome shotgun sequence contains the following coding sequences:
- the LOC101296935 gene encoding uncharacterized protein LOC101296935, with protein sequence MAKSMRCKREKRLRAIRREMVEPYYEKKDEAKLAAQEAALAAPKLPVKPSSKASSSMEITPVSTSENAMEVEMADGSQTKSSLKPFGGISKKSQRVFKVGKRRRHGKGKGSKVKKRHI encoded by the exons ATGGCGAAGTCGATGAGATGCAAGAGAGAGAAGAGGCTGCGAGCTATCCGGAGAGAGATGGTAGAGCCCTACTACGAGAAGAAAGACGAAGCCAAGCTCGCTGCCCAAGAAGCTGCCCTCGCCGCCCCTAAGCTGCCCGTCAAGCCCTCTTCCAAGGCCTCCTCCTCCATGGAGATCACCCCTGTCAGCACATCTGAAAACGCAATGG AAGTGGAGATGGCTGATGGCAGTCAGACAAAGAGTTCATTGAAGCCTTTTGGGGGGATAAGTAAGAAATCCCAAAGGGTTTTCAAGGTGGGCAAGAGAAGGCGCCATGGCAAGGGCAAGGGCTCAAAGGTTAAGAAGCGTCATATCTGA
- the LOC101290845 gene encoding DDB1- and CUL4-associated factor 4-like, translated as MPQDLPGFYYDAERNRYFPNKGPVPGSRRANSAAASSSGSQKLNQIVKKCKRTKVKTTKLLQARELYGNVIASGKGRCNFMEEYQKAQASHPVVWKYQGTNKLGDGALERINIDVQTGEGLTDRNFLLAGGRDGSLSFFEFGKFEGDIHFGRKCLPDLVWPLLNKSQVECRKAPGHIWRPAQNTQWMSSGISCIKTFGRHGTENEGSSIQNALVCTLGAEDRGGSVFVINLTELLEFRPNRPILRRNIDEVATFNCTIWTADCRSDGRHAVIGTNLGAALVDLETGVKSWLLRGKSDVLAQQLIHSGNVVLCGLRNGAIVTVDVREKREGFSARHASHRIQHSTLDSTLGKSTKQWFKLSGNIHPSHTIKMPSSIACLVSLQFDDQYFLASSMDGTVKLYDHRIIQRGAVQTYEGHVNSHTRLQLGVDPSERFFVSGGEDCNLRLWSIKSGELLFEDKLTNTVTSTVCWQKAESFNGVQDERRSYDNVKHDSLGAWLGSAEGIFYMDWEL; from the exons ATGCCCCAAG ATCTTCCTGGGTTTTATTATGATGCGGAGAGGAATAGGTACTTCCCCAACAAGGGCCCAGTACCAGGCTCTCGTCGTGCTAATTCTGCTGCTGCTTCTTCTTCTGGCTCTCAGAAACTGAACCAG ATAGTTAAGAAATGTAAGCGAACAAAAGTAAAAACTACTAAGCTGCTTCAGGCCAGAGAGTTATATGGTAATGTCATTGCTTCCGGTAAAGGGAGGTGTAACTTCATGGAGGAATACCAAAAGGCACAAGCATCCCATCCTGTG GTTTGGAAGTATCAGGGAACAAACAAGCTAGGTGATGGTGCGTTAGAACGAATAAATATTGATGTACAGACAGGAGAGGGCCTAACTGATAGAAATTTTCTATTAGCAGGTGGCAGAGATGGCTCTTTGAG TTTTTTTGAGTTTGGAAAATTTGAGGGGGATATCCATTTCGGGAGGAAATGCTTGCCAGATCTTGTATGGCCTCTCTTAAACAAAAGTCAAGTAGAATGTAGAAAAGCGCCTGGCCACATATGGAGACCAGCTCAAAATACACAATGGATGTCATCAGGTATATCTTGTATAAAAACATTTGGCAGGCACGGCACAGAAAATGAGGGTTCTAGCATCCAGAATGCTCT CGTATGTACGCTGGGAGCTGAGGACCGTGGTGGATCAGTTTTTGTCATTAACCTTACTGAACTCTTAGAATTTCGTCCAAACAGACCTATCTTAAGGCGGAACATTGATGAAGTTGCGACTTTCAATTGTACTATTTGGACAGCAGATTGTAGATCGGATGGGCGTCATGCAGTGATTG GTACCAATCTGGGAGCTGCTCTGGTGGATCTGGAAACTGGGGTGAAATCATGGCTGTTGCGCGGTAAAAGTGATGTTTTGGCACAACAACTTATTCACTCG GGAAATGTCGTTTTATGTGGACTCAGAAATGGAGCGATTGTAACAGTTGATGTTCGTGAGAAACGGGAAGGGTTTTCTGCGAGACATGCTAGTCATAGAATACAGCACTCAACTTTGGATAGCACTCTTGGAAAATCTACTAAACAATGGTTCAAG CTTTCTGGAAATATACATCCTTCTCATACCATAAAAATGCCTTCATCTATTGCATG TTTAGTATCTCTTCAGTTTGATGATCAGTACTTCTTGGCAAGCTCCATGGATGGAACG GTGAAGCTTTATGACCATCGCATAATCCAAAGAGGAGCAGTGCAAACTTATGAGGGGCATGTGAATTCCCATACTCGTTTGCAGCTTGGAGTTGATCCATCTGAGCGATTCTTTGTATCAG GTGGAGAGGACTGCAATTTAAGACTTTGGAGTATAAAGTCTGGTGAACTGCTTTTTGAGGACAAGTTAACAAATACAGTCACCTCAACTGTATGCTGGCAGAAAGCTGAAT CGTTTAATGGAGTTCAGGATGAAAGGCGAAGCTATGACAATGTTAAACATGATAGCTTGGGGGCTTGGCTTGGATCGGCAGAAGGAATATTTTACATGGACTGGGAACTTTGA
- the LOC101292383 gene encoding pentatricopeptide repeat-containing protein At5g66520-like: MHRQSVPFDCFSILFTLKSCTQLHNHPTIQHLHSHIVKLGFDSYGYVANSLLHAYVVASFVDACQLFDEMPEKSTVTWNTMISGYSRKGNVERARLVFEEMPLRDVSSWNAMIAAYVNNRKHELGLSLFRDMVMGEEGVRLGQVTAVVVLSGCAHLGSVGLLVGKSVHGFVVKNRWEMNAELGTVLIDMYAKCGFMKGAEQVFELMQEKNVMAWTALICGSAQHGYSKEALSLFEMMQNAGVRPNELTLTGVLSACVNSGLVEEGGKYFNLIEKSGLEVRIQHCGCMVDLYGKAGMLGEAYDFIKNMRLEPDITVWGAFLSACKEHKQFEIAERVVEEVMKMVKPENDGGIYSLIAHLYVLGGKWDDAERVRSFMVNHKVRKVRGSSFV, translated from the coding sequence ATGCACCGGCAGTCTGTACCTTTCGACTGCTTCTCCATTCTCTTTACTCTAAAATCATGTACCCAATTGCATAACCACCCAACCATTCAACACCTCCATTCCCATATTGTTAAACTCGGGTTTGATTCTTACGGTTACGTGGCCAATTCACTTCTCCATGCTTACGTCGTCGCTTCGTTTGTTGATGCATGTCAACTGTTTGACGAAATGCCTGAGAAGAGCACAGTCACCTGGAACACGATGATTTCCGGGTATTCGAGGAAGGGGAATGTAGAGAGAGCAAGGCTGGTGTTTGAGGAGATGCCACTGAGAGATGTTTCATCATGGAATGCAATGATCGCAGCTTATGTGAACAATCGCAAACATGAGCTTGGGTTGTCGCTGTTTCGGGATATGGTGATGGGTGAAGAAGGTGTGAGACTTGGCCAAGTGACTGCAGTAGTGGTTTTATCTGGCTGTGCTCACTTGGGTTCTGTTGGGTTGTTGGTGGGGAAGTCAGTTCATGGGTTTGTGGTTAAGAACCGGTGGGAGATGAATGCAGAGCTCGGTACTGTTTTGATTGACATGTATGCGAAATGTGGGTTCATGAAGGGAGCAGAGCAGGTTTTTGAGTTGATGCAAGAGAAGAATGTGATGGCTTGGACTGCATTGATTTGTGGATCGGCGCAACATGGCTATAGCAAAGAAGCATTGTCTTTGTTTGAGATGATGCAAAATGCTGGTGTTAGGCCTAATGAACTGACTCTCACAGGAGTTCTTAGTGCTTGTGTGAACTCAGGGCTAGTTGAGGAGGGTGGGAAATATTTCAATCTGATTGAAAAGAGTGGCTTGGAGGTTAGGATTCAGCATTGTGGATGCATGGTTGATTTGTATGGTAAGGCCGGGATGTTAGGGGAAGCGTATGATTTCATCAAAAACATGAGACTTGAACCCGATATTACTGTGTGGGGAGCATTTTTATCGGCTTGTAAGGAGCATAAGCAGTTTGAGATAGCCGAAAGAGTAGTTGAGGAGGTCATGAAGATGGTGAAACCAGAGAATGATGGTGGGATTTACTCACTTATCGCCCATTTGTATGTTTTGGGTGGGAAGTGGGATGATGCTGAAAGAGTAAGGAGTTTCATGGTGAATCACAAGGTGAGGAAGGTTAGGGGCTCTAGTTTTGTATAA
- the LOC101294439 gene encoding uncharacterized protein LOC101294439, with amino-acid sequence MSIDMVHNCCSKQKVKRGLWSPEEDEKLMNHIHHSGHGSWSSIPKIAGLERCGKSCRLRWINYLRPDLKRGSFSEQEERIIIDVHRVLGNRWAQIAKQMPGRTDNEVKNFWNSCIKKKLISQGLDPNTHNRIIPAASDNSKSNHDSSSLDESSSSTLPTTYLFPNPNMAWTDLFQDQYPRGSLPSVENSEIPIIPSFSHHYYPSELDIIIENCKKWGTGGSSGSDTTAEHTKMECLSMKPEPVDESCEVQTEKDSCNTVLNYNGRQTSMDASSFGSCNLLDFDFVESTLVPCEMDYHLRPIMDQVAWHRN; translated from the exons ATGTCGATAGATATGGTTCATAACTGTTGCAGCAAACAGAAGGTGAAGAGAGGACTATGGTCTCCTGAAGAAGATGAGAAGCTAATGAATCACATACACCACTCTGGCCATGGTTCCTGGAGCTCTATACCAAAGATAGCAG GTTTGGAGAGGTGTGGGAAGAGTTGCAGGTTAAGGTGGATAAACTACTTGAGGCCAGATCTGAAGAGGGGTTCATTTTCTGAGCAAGAAGAGAGAATCATTATAGATGTTCATAGGGTTTTAGGCAACAGATGGGCTCAGATAGCCAAGCAAATGCCAGGAAGAACAGACAATGAGGTCAAGAATTTCTGGAACTCATGCATCAAGAAGAAACTCATTTCTCAAGGTTTGGATCCCAACACTCATAATCGTATCATCCCAGCTGCTTCTGATAATTCCAAAAGTAACCATGACAGTAGCTCATTGGATGAAAGCTCATCTAGCACACTACCAACAACCTATTTATTCCCAAACCCTAATATGGCTTGGACTGATCTTTTCCAAGACCAATATCCAAGAGGAAGCCTACCCTCAGTGGAAAACTCTGAAATCCCGATTATCCCATCTTTTTCTCATCACTACTATCCATCCGAGCTCGATATTATAATCGAAAACTGCAAAAAATGGGGGACTGGTGGTAGCTCTGGATCCGACACTACTGCCGAACACACAAAGATGGAATGCTTGTCGATGAAACCAGAACCGGTGGATGAGAGCTGTGAAGTGCAAACTGAAAAGGACAGTTGTAATACTGTGTTGAATTATAATGGTCGGCAGACTAGTATGGATGCTAGTTCATTTGGGAGCTGTAATTTGTTGGATTTTGACTTTGTGGAGTCTACACTAGTGCCTTGTGAAATGGATTACCATCTGAGGCCAATAATGGATCAAGTTGCATGGCATCGTAATTAG
- the LOC101315322 gene encoding pentatricopeptide repeat-containing protein At2g22070-like produces MPVKTMAAWNAMLSGYKSFGDTEKVRSVLDQMPPMGLKTWSAMIVAHVKNGDNEIGVSLFRNMVMEEGLKPNFATVLPILSVFGDMGACGLLAGKSVHGFLVRHRLKLRNEICEALVTMYGKCRRLDAAARVLALRQENDFKPLCTHICQTVNKGYIKGALYVSKNLRKANVRPNELTFTEVVEACMHSGLVEEGRIYLKLIKGCGLKPSSQHYLSMAQQYSDAGLLEEAYKVIKHMKLESDVVVWSSLLSTCKKHKQFGMAERVALEVMKTVKPDIKDGARLHFLVQLYCNAYIVIQNMKVEPDVEVWSSFMSACKEHKQFGLAERVAKEIMQTVKPGRQHTCSASSSGPTIY; encoded by the coding sequence ATGCCTGTGAAGACCATGGCCGCGTGGAACGCAATGCTTTCGGGGTACAAGAGTTTCGGGGATACCGAAAAGGTACGTTCAGTGCTTGATCAAATGCCGCCGATGGGTTTGAAGACATGGTCTGCCATGATCGTCGCACATGTAAAGAATGGAGACAATGAGATTGGCGTATCATTGTTTCGGAATATGGTGATGGAGGAAGGTCTGAAGCCTAATTTTGCTACTGTACTGCCGATTTTGTCAGTTTTCGGTGACATGGGTGCTTGTGGATTGTTGGCTGGGAAGTCAGTTCATGGGTTTTTGGTGCGGCATCGGTTGAAGTTGCGCAATGAGATTTGTGAAGCTTTGGTTACCATGTATGGTAAGTGTCGGCGTTTGGACGCAGCGGCCAGGGTGTTGGCATTGCGGCAAGAGAATGATTTCAAGCCATTGTGCACACATATTTGTCAAACTGTGAATAAAGGCTACATAAAAGGGGCATTATATGTATCCAAGAATTTGCGGAAAGCCAATGTGAGACCTAATGAGCTAACTTTCACGGAAGTTGTTGAGGCTTGTATGCATTCAGGACTAGTGGAGGAGGGCCGGATATATTTGAAATTGATTAAAGGATGTGGTTTGAAGCCTAGTAGTCAACATTATCTATCCATGGCCCAACAATATAGTGATGCAGGGCTCCTAGAGGAAGCTTACAAGGTTATTAAGCACATGAAACTTGAATCCGATGTTGTGGTATGGAGTTCTTTATTGTCTACTTGTAAGAAGCACAAACAGTTTGGGATGGCGGAAAGAGTAGCTTTGGAGGTCATGAAGACAGTGAAGCCAGACATCAAAGATGGTGCTCGACTTCATTTTCTGGTCCAACTATATTGTAATGCTTATATAGTTATTCAGAACATGAAAGTGGAACCTGATGTTGAGGTCTGGAGTTCTTTTATGTCTGCTTGTAAGGAGCACAAACAGTTTGGACTTGCGGAAAGAGTAGCTAAGGAGATCATGCAGACAGTGAAGCCAGGCAGGCAGCACACGTGCTCGGCTTCTTCCTCTGGTCCAACTATATATTGA
- the LOC101290736 gene encoding peptidyl-prolyl cis-trans isomerase FKBP13, chloroplastic-like: MSSVASSVGTCSPRKLSTLPRKDFNTPETSRIKILNPAQKSSPSSEQVLQLNNEKPSLLRRREAIGFGFCFGLVDVLMPAQPTEAAEVAPCEFTVASSGLAYCDKVVGYGAEAVKGQMIKAHYTGKLENGKVFDSSYNRGKPLTFRVGAGEVIKGWDQGILGGDGIPPMLAGGKRTLKIPAELAYGARGAGCRGGSCIIPPYSVLLFDVEFIGKA; the protein is encoded by the exons ATGAGCTCGGTGGCATCTTCTGTTGGTACTTGCAGTCCCAGAAAGCTCAGTACTCTACCACGGAAGGATTTCAATACACCTGAAACGTCAAGAATCAAAATCTTAAACCCTGCCCAGAAAAGCTCACCTTCTTCTGAACAGGTTCTGCAGCTAAATAATGAGAAGCCAAGTTTATTAAGGAGAAGAGAAGCAATTGGTTTTGGCTTTTGCTTTGGCCTTGTTGATGTGCTCATGCCAGCTCAACCCACTGAAGCAGCTGAAGTTGCTCCTTGTGAATTTACTGTAGCTTCTTCTGGACTAGCTTATTGTGACAAAGTAGTGGGATATGGAGCTGAGGCTGTTAAGGGACAAATGATTAAG GCACACTACACTGGGAAATTGGAGAATGGCAAGGTGTTCGATAGTAGCTATAATCGTGGGAAGCCCCTTACATTCCGCGTTGGTGCTGGTGAG GTAATCAAAGGGTGGGACCAAGGTATTCTTGGTGGCGATGGAATTCCTCCCATGCTTGCTG GGGGGAAACGGACCTTGAAGATCCCTGCAGAACTTGCATACGGTGCACGGGGAGCTGGATGTAGAGGAG GTTCGTGTATCATTCCTCCATATTCAGTTCTTTTGTTTGATGTGGAATTCATTGGCAAAGCATGA